One Persephonella hydrogeniphila genomic region harbors:
- a CDS encoding ABC transporter permease: protein MPLYIKIALKYLLSLKSKALSFMTVISFIGITVGVSALLITLAVMSGFQWGLKEKILETSPHIVIFKMTGRFTEYSSLYDYFTDIKDIEAYQPFIYSQALASKGENVKSVNIRGVDPDKDKKIMKVNTKLIAGNYDDLKKRNHVLIGKDVAVALDIWVGDSFKIMSPFGRKTPLGYLPKIKKVYVAGIVDFGMYEYDSTYIQMRLDEAQNFFDMKDAVTGIQIKLRNPYRADTVKKQLERYISYPYIIRTWMDLNKSLFQALQLEKLAMFLVIALIVLVASFNVSSLLITKAREKRKDIAILKTIGADSSFILKTFLWQGMLIGIAGTVFGTIIGLSVIYFGDTYHLVKLNPEVYMIDYLPLKTSIFDITAVFLSSLFICFVSSVLPAYFASRDVPAEVLRYE, encoded by the coding sequence ATGCCTCTTTATATAAAGATAGCTCTGAAGTACCTACTCTCTTTAAAGTCAAAAGCCCTCTCTTTTATGACAGTTATTTCTTTTATTGGCATTACAGTAGGAGTTTCGGCTCTCCTTATAACTCTTGCTGTTATGAGCGGTTTCCAGTGGGGGCTAAAAGAAAAGATACTTGAGACATCTCCCCATATAGTTATATTCAAGATGACCGGAAGATTTACAGAGTACAGTTCTTTATACGACTATTTTACCGATATTAAAGATATAGAAGCATACCAGCCGTTTATATATTCTCAGGCTCTGGCTTCAAAAGGAGAAAATGTAAAATCTGTGAATATCAGAGGAGTTGATCCTGACAAAGATAAAAAGATAATGAAAGTGAACACAAAGCTTATAGCAGGAAACTACGATGATTTGAAGAAAAGAAACCATGTTCTTATAGGCAAAGATGTTGCCGTTGCTCTTGATATCTGGGTTGGAGATTCTTTTAAAATTATGTCTCCGTTTGGGAGAAAAACTCCTTTAGGTTATCTTCCAAAAATCAAAAAGGTGTACGTGGCAGGTATTGTTGATTTTGGCATGTATGAATATGACTCAACCTATATACAGATGAGGCTGGATGAGGCTCAGAATTTTTTTGATATGAAAGATGCTGTGACAGGGATACAGATAAAGCTAAGGAATCCATACAGGGCAGATACAGTGAAAAAACAGTTAGAAAGATATATATCCTATCCCTACATAATAAGGACGTGGATGGATCTGAATAAAAGTTTATTTCAGGCTTTACAGCTTGAAAAACTTGCTATGTTTCTTGTAATAGCTCTTATAGTGCTTGTTGCTTCATTTAATGTTTCCAGTCTTTTAATTACAAAAGCCAGGGAAAAAAGAAAGGATATAGCTATTCTTAAAACCATAGGTGCAGACAGCAGTTTTATTCTGAAAACATTTTTATGGCAGGGAATGCTTATAGGAATAGCCGGTACAGTCTTTGGAACAATAATTGGCCTATCTGTTATATATTTTGGAGATACTTATCATCTTGTAAAACTTAACCCAGAGGTCTATATGATAGATTATCTTCCACTGAAAACATCAATTTTTGATATAACTGCGGTTTTCTTATCGTCTCTGTTTATATGCTTTGTATCTTCAGTGCTTCCAGCTTACTTTGCTTCACGGGATGTTCCTGCAGAGGTTCTTAGATATGAGTGA
- a CDS encoding ABC transporter ATP-binding protein encodes MSDIVKTENLVKRYSLDGTYIEALKGVSLNIKEGEMVALMGPSGSGKSTLLHIIGGIDLPTQGKVLIKNEDIFSLSEKKLAKFRNRNIGFVFQFHYLLPEFTALENVMIPVQIYNKGEAREKAEDILVRLGLRERLYHKPSQMSGGEQQRVAIARAVVNNPALLLADEPTGNLDSVNTQIVMELLKELNEKNNVTMVIATHDKEVAEFCDRIIFLKDGKLYT; translated from the coding sequence ATGAGTGATATTGTCAAAACAGAAAATTTAGTAAAAAGATACTCCCTTGATGGAACTTACATAGAAGCCCTTAAGGGGGTAAGTCTTAATATAAAAGAAGGAGAAATGGTCGCACTTATGGGTCCTTCTGGTTCAGGAAAGAGTACACTTCTTCATATAATAGGTGGAATAGATTTACCTACACAAGGAAAAGTTCTTATAAAAAATGAAGATATATTTTCCCTTTCGGAAAAGAAACTGGCAAAGTTCAGAAACAGAAATATAGGTTTTGTCTTCCAGTTCCATTACCTGCTTCCAGAATTCACAGCACTTGAAAATGTAATGATACCTGTTCAAATTTATAATAAAGGTGAAGCCAGAGAAAAAGCAGAAGATATACTTGTTAGATTAGGACTGAGAGAAAGACTTTATCACAAGCCGTCCCAGATGTCTGGAGGAGAACAGCAGAGAGTTGCAATAGCAAGGGCTGTGGTGAATAATCCTGCCCTTCTACTTGCTGATGAACCGACGGGAAATTTGGACAGCGTGAATACACAGATTGTTATGGAGCTTTTAAAGGAACTGAACGAAAAGAATAATGTGACGATGGTCATTGCAACGCATGATAAGGAAGTGGCAGAATTTTGTGATAGGATAATATTTTTAAAAGACGGAAAGCTTTATACTTGA